The Euphorbia lathyris chromosome 3, ddEupLath1.1, whole genome shotgun sequence genome contains a region encoding:
- the LOC136221991 gene encoding potassium transporter 4 isoform X3 — MEPESGLHSPSNPSQLSWVNLSRNLILAYQSFGVVYGDLSTSPLYVFTGTFTDKLQNHQNEEAIFGLFSLIFWTLTLLPLIKYVFILLSADDNGEGGTFALYSLLCRHSKFSLLHNQQAADEELSSYKYGPSSHGAGSSALKRFLEKHKRLRTVLLVVVLFSASMLIGDGVLTPAISVLSSVSGLEVTQNKLTKGELVLLACIILVGLFALQHFGTHRVAIVFAPIVIIWLVSIFSIGLYNIIYWNPKIVRALSPHYIIRFFSETGSDGWISLGGVLLSVTEPVFWPVFIIATLAAIVGSQAVITATFSIVKQCHALGCFPRVKVVHTSKHMYGQIYIPEINWILMVLTLAITLGFQDTTLIGNAYGLACVTIMFITTFLISLVIYFVWQKHIVLAAFFLLFFWCIEGVYFSAALMKVPRGGWVPLVLSVIFMLVMYIWHYGTRRKYNYDLHNKVSLKWLLGLGPSLGIVRVPGIGLIYSELATGVPAIFSHFVTNLPAFHQVLVFVCVKSVPVPYVSPDERFLIGRVCPRPYRMYRCIVRYGYKDIQRDDGDFENKLIQSIAEFIQMEAVEPQSSSSESASLDGRMAVMSVRSAQSSMSLVISEEDIISIEDSVQSSSKSLTLQSLRSAYDDYSQQQIRRRQVRFQLPQNPSMDISVREELVDLIQAKEAGVAYIVGHSYVKARRTSSFMKKIAIDICYSFLRKNCRGPAVALNIPHISLIEVGMIYYV; from the exons ATGGAACCAGAATCTGGACTTCACTCTCCTTCTAATCCTTCTCAG CTTTCATGGGTTAACCTCTCTAGGAATCTAATCTTAGCTTACCAAAGCTTCGGGGTTGTATATGGAGACCTTAGTACCTCACCTCTTTATGTTTTCACGGGTACATTTACTGATAAGCTGCAGAACCATCAAAATGAGGAAGCAATATTTGGTCTATTTTCATTGATTTTCTGGACCCTTACATTGTTACCGTTGATTAAGTATGTCTTTATACTATTGAGTGCAGATGATAATGGTGAAG GTGGCACATTTGCACTTTATTCCCTGCTTTGCAGGCATTCAAAGTTTAGTTTACTTCACAATCAACAAGCAGCTGACGAGGAGCTCTCATCCTACAAGTATGGCCCCTCATCACACGGTGCTGGCTCCTCTGCACTGAAGAGATTTCTGGAGAAGCACAAAAGGCTACGGACTGTTCTGCTTGTTGTGGTTTTGTTTAGCGCTTCCATGCTTATAGGAGATGGTGTACTTACTCCAGCAATATCAG TTTTATCATCAGTATCGGGGCTAGAAGTTacccaaaataaattaacaaaGG GTGAACTTGTCTTGCTCGCTTGTATCATTTTGGTGGGCCTGTTTGCCCTTCAGCATTTTGGCACCCACAGGGTAGCAATTGTGTTCGCACCAATTGTAATAATCTGGTTGGTATCGATATTTTCCATCGGGCTGTACAACATTATTTACTGGAATCCAAAGATAGTTCGTGCACTTTCACCCCATTATATTATCAGGTTCTTCAGTGAGACTGGTAGTGATGGTTGGATTTCTCTTGGAGGGGTGCTTCTTTCAGTAACTG AACCTGTATTTTGGCCTGTCTTTATTATTGCAACCCTCGCTGCTATTGTTGGGAGCCAGGCAGTTATTACTGCTACTTTCTCCATTGTTAAACAATGCCATGCCCTTGGTTGTTTCCCACGAGTTAAAGTTGTCCACACTTCAAAACACATGTATGGACAGATATACATCCCTGAAATAAATTGGATCCTTATGGTTCTTACTCTTGCAATAACTCTTGGATTTCAGGACACAACACTAATTGGAAATGCTTATG GGCTTGCATGTGTGACAATTATGTTCATCACGACATTTCTCATATCACTTGTCATATACTTCGTTTGGCAGAAACATATTGTTCTGGCAGCTTTCTTCCTGCTATTTTTCTGGTGCATTGAGGGTGTTTACTTTTCAGCAGCTCTCATGAAAGTTCCACGTGGAGGGTGGGTCCCTCTCGTACTCTCAGTTATCTTTATGCTTGTGATGTACATCTGGCATTATGGGACTCGTAGGAAGTACAACTATGATCTGCACAACAAAGTATCGCTAAAATGGTTGCTGGGTTTGGGCCCCAGCCTTGGAATTGTCCGCGTGCCAGGGATAGGCCTCATTTACTCAGAACTGGCAACTGGTGTACCAGCAATCTTCTCACATTTTGTAACAAACCTCCCTGCATTCCACCAGGTTTTAGTTTTTGTTTGTGTAAAATCTGTCCCAGTTCCTTACGTATCCCCTGATGAACGCTTCCTGATTGGCCGAGTGTGTCCAAGACCATATCGCATGTATAGATGCATCGTTAGGTACGGGTACAAGGATATCCAGCGGGATGATGGGGATTTTGAGAACAAGCTTATACAGAGCATAGCTGAGTTCATCCAGATGGAAGCAGTAGAACCGCAGTCCAGTAGTTCAGAAAGTGCATCACTAGATGGTCGGATGGCTGTTATGAGTGTTAGATCTGCCCAATCAAGTATGAGTTTAGTAATAAGTGAGGAAGATATTATTAGCATTGAAGATTCTGTCCAAAGCAGTAGTAAATCTTTAACTCTCCAAAGTCTAAGATCTGCTTACGACGATTATAGTCAACAACAGATTAGGAGGCGTCAGGTGAGGTTTCAGTTACCACAAAACCCATCTATGGATATTTCAGTAAGAGAAGAGCTTGTGGATTTAATACAGGCCAAGGAAGCAGGTGTTGCTTATATTGTGGGGCATTCATATGTGAAGGCTAGAAGAACATCCTCATTTATGAAGAAGATCGCCATTGATATCTGTTATTCATTCCTTCGGAAGAATTGCAGGGGCCCTGCTGTGGCACTTAATATTCCACACATAAGTCTGATTGAAGTTGGCATGATATACTATGTCTAG
- the LOC136221991 gene encoding potassium transporter 4 isoform X2: MEPESGLHSPSNPSQLSWVNLSRNLILAYQSFGVVYGDLSTSPLYVFTGTFTDKLQNHQNEEAIFGLFSLIFWTLTLLPLIKYVFILLSADDNGEGGTFALYSLLCRHSKFSLLHNQQAADEELSSYKYGPSSHGAGSSALKRFLEKHKRLRTVLLVVVLFSASMLIGDGVLTPAISGELVLLACIILVGLFALQHFGTHRVAIVFAPIVIIWLVSIFSIGLYNIIYWNPKIVRALSPHYIIRFFSETGSDGWISLGGVLLSVTGTEAMFADLGHFTSLSIRLAFAFVVYPCLVVQYMGQAAFLSKNLNSVENSFYDSIPKPVFWPVFIIATLAAIVGSQAVITATFSIVKQCHALGCFPRVKVVHTSKHMYGQIYIPEINWILMVLTLAITLGFQDTTLIGNAYGLACVTIMFITTFLISLVIYFVWQKHIVLAAFFLLFFWCIEGVYFSAALMKVPRGGWVPLVLSVIFMLVMYIWHYGTRRKYNYDLHNKVSLKWLLGLGPSLGIVRVPGIGLIYSELATGVPAIFSHFVTNLPAFHQVLVFVCVKSVPVPYVSPDERFLIGRVCPRPYRMYRCIVRYGYKDIQRDDGDFENKLIQSIAEFIQMEAVEPQSSSSESASLDGRMAVMSVRSAQSSMSLVISEEDIISIEDSVQSSSKSLTLQSLRSAYDDYSQQQIRRRQVRFQLPQNPSMDISVREELVDLIQAKEAGVAYIVGHSYVKARRTSSFMKKIAIDICYSFLRKNCRGPAVALNIPHISLIEVGMIYYV; the protein is encoded by the exons ATGGAACCAGAATCTGGACTTCACTCTCCTTCTAATCCTTCTCAG CTTTCATGGGTTAACCTCTCTAGGAATCTAATCTTAGCTTACCAAAGCTTCGGGGTTGTATATGGAGACCTTAGTACCTCACCTCTTTATGTTTTCACGGGTACATTTACTGATAAGCTGCAGAACCATCAAAATGAGGAAGCAATATTTGGTCTATTTTCATTGATTTTCTGGACCCTTACATTGTTACCGTTGATTAAGTATGTCTTTATACTATTGAGTGCAGATGATAATGGTGAAG GTGGCACATTTGCACTTTATTCCCTGCTTTGCAGGCATTCAAAGTTTAGTTTACTTCACAATCAACAAGCAGCTGACGAGGAGCTCTCATCCTACAAGTATGGCCCCTCATCACACGGTGCTGGCTCCTCTGCACTGAAGAGATTTCTGGAGAAGCACAAAAGGCTACGGACTGTTCTGCTTGTTGTGGTTTTGTTTAGCGCTTCCATGCTTATAGGAGATGGTGTACTTACTCCAGCAATATCAG GTGAACTTGTCTTGCTCGCTTGTATCATTTTGGTGGGCCTGTTTGCCCTTCAGCATTTTGGCACCCACAGGGTAGCAATTGTGTTCGCACCAATTGTAATAATCTGGTTGGTATCGATATTTTCCATCGGGCTGTACAACATTATTTACTGGAATCCAAAGATAGTTCGTGCACTTTCACCCCATTATATTATCAGGTTCTTCAGTGAGACTGGTAGTGATGGTTGGATTTCTCTTGGAGGGGTGCTTCTTTCAGTAACTG GCACTGAAGCTATGTTTGCTGACCTGGGTCATTTCACATCCTTATCTATAAGG CTTGCTTTTGCATTTGTCGTATACCCTTGTTTGGTGGTACAATATATGGGTCAGGCTGCATTTCTGTCTAAAAACCTCAACTCCGTTGAGAACAGTTTCTATGACTCAATACCTA AACCTGTATTTTGGCCTGTCTTTATTATTGCAACCCTCGCTGCTATTGTTGGGAGCCAGGCAGTTATTACTGCTACTTTCTCCATTGTTAAACAATGCCATGCCCTTGGTTGTTTCCCACGAGTTAAAGTTGTCCACACTTCAAAACACATGTATGGACAGATATACATCCCTGAAATAAATTGGATCCTTATGGTTCTTACTCTTGCAATAACTCTTGGATTTCAGGACACAACACTAATTGGAAATGCTTATG GGCTTGCATGTGTGACAATTATGTTCATCACGACATTTCTCATATCACTTGTCATATACTTCGTTTGGCAGAAACATATTGTTCTGGCAGCTTTCTTCCTGCTATTTTTCTGGTGCATTGAGGGTGTTTACTTTTCAGCAGCTCTCATGAAAGTTCCACGTGGAGGGTGGGTCCCTCTCGTACTCTCAGTTATCTTTATGCTTGTGATGTACATCTGGCATTATGGGACTCGTAGGAAGTACAACTATGATCTGCACAACAAAGTATCGCTAAAATGGTTGCTGGGTTTGGGCCCCAGCCTTGGAATTGTCCGCGTGCCAGGGATAGGCCTCATTTACTCAGAACTGGCAACTGGTGTACCAGCAATCTTCTCACATTTTGTAACAAACCTCCCTGCATTCCACCAGGTTTTAGTTTTTGTTTGTGTAAAATCTGTCCCAGTTCCTTACGTATCCCCTGATGAACGCTTCCTGATTGGCCGAGTGTGTCCAAGACCATATCGCATGTATAGATGCATCGTTAGGTACGGGTACAAGGATATCCAGCGGGATGATGGGGATTTTGAGAACAAGCTTATACAGAGCATAGCTGAGTTCATCCAGATGGAAGCAGTAGAACCGCAGTCCAGTAGTTCAGAAAGTGCATCACTAGATGGTCGGATGGCTGTTATGAGTGTTAGATCTGCCCAATCAAGTATGAGTTTAGTAATAAGTGAGGAAGATATTATTAGCATTGAAGATTCTGTCCAAAGCAGTAGTAAATCTTTAACTCTCCAAAGTCTAAGATCTGCTTACGACGATTATAGTCAACAACAGATTAGGAGGCGTCAGGTGAGGTTTCAGTTACCACAAAACCCATCTATGGATATTTCAGTAAGAGAAGAGCTTGTGGATTTAATACAGGCCAAGGAAGCAGGTGTTGCTTATATTGTGGGGCATTCATATGTGAAGGCTAGAAGAACATCCTCATTTATGAAGAAGATCGCCATTGATATCTGTTATTCATTCCTTCGGAAGAATTGCAGGGGCCCTGCTGTGGCACTTAATATTCCACACATAAGTCTGATTGAAGTTGGCATGATATACTATGTCTAG
- the LOC136221991 gene encoding potassium transporter 4 isoform X1, translating to MEPESGLHSPSNPSQLSWVNLSRNLILAYQSFGVVYGDLSTSPLYVFTGTFTDKLQNHQNEEAIFGLFSLIFWTLTLLPLIKYVFILLSADDNGEGGTFALYSLLCRHSKFSLLHNQQAADEELSSYKYGPSSHGAGSSALKRFLEKHKRLRTVLLVVVLFSASMLIGDGVLTPAISVLSSVSGLEVTQNKLTKGELVLLACIILVGLFALQHFGTHRVAIVFAPIVIIWLVSIFSIGLYNIIYWNPKIVRALSPHYIIRFFSETGSDGWISLGGVLLSVTGTEAMFADLGHFTSLSIRLAFAFVVYPCLVVQYMGQAAFLSKNLNSVENSFYDSIPKPVFWPVFIIATLAAIVGSQAVITATFSIVKQCHALGCFPRVKVVHTSKHMYGQIYIPEINWILMVLTLAITLGFQDTTLIGNAYGLACVTIMFITTFLISLVIYFVWQKHIVLAAFFLLFFWCIEGVYFSAALMKVPRGGWVPLVLSVIFMLVMYIWHYGTRRKYNYDLHNKVSLKWLLGLGPSLGIVRVPGIGLIYSELATGVPAIFSHFVTNLPAFHQVLVFVCVKSVPVPYVSPDERFLIGRVCPRPYRMYRCIVRYGYKDIQRDDGDFENKLIQSIAEFIQMEAVEPQSSSSESASLDGRMAVMSVRSAQSSMSLVISEEDIISIEDSVQSSSKSLTLQSLRSAYDDYSQQQIRRRQVRFQLPQNPSMDISVREELVDLIQAKEAGVAYIVGHSYVKARRTSSFMKKIAIDICYSFLRKNCRGPAVALNIPHISLIEVGMIYYV from the exons ATGGAACCAGAATCTGGACTTCACTCTCCTTCTAATCCTTCTCAG CTTTCATGGGTTAACCTCTCTAGGAATCTAATCTTAGCTTACCAAAGCTTCGGGGTTGTATATGGAGACCTTAGTACCTCACCTCTTTATGTTTTCACGGGTACATTTACTGATAAGCTGCAGAACCATCAAAATGAGGAAGCAATATTTGGTCTATTTTCATTGATTTTCTGGACCCTTACATTGTTACCGTTGATTAAGTATGTCTTTATACTATTGAGTGCAGATGATAATGGTGAAG GTGGCACATTTGCACTTTATTCCCTGCTTTGCAGGCATTCAAAGTTTAGTTTACTTCACAATCAACAAGCAGCTGACGAGGAGCTCTCATCCTACAAGTATGGCCCCTCATCACACGGTGCTGGCTCCTCTGCACTGAAGAGATTTCTGGAGAAGCACAAAAGGCTACGGACTGTTCTGCTTGTTGTGGTTTTGTTTAGCGCTTCCATGCTTATAGGAGATGGTGTACTTACTCCAGCAATATCAG TTTTATCATCAGTATCGGGGCTAGAAGTTacccaaaataaattaacaaaGG GTGAACTTGTCTTGCTCGCTTGTATCATTTTGGTGGGCCTGTTTGCCCTTCAGCATTTTGGCACCCACAGGGTAGCAATTGTGTTCGCACCAATTGTAATAATCTGGTTGGTATCGATATTTTCCATCGGGCTGTACAACATTATTTACTGGAATCCAAAGATAGTTCGTGCACTTTCACCCCATTATATTATCAGGTTCTTCAGTGAGACTGGTAGTGATGGTTGGATTTCTCTTGGAGGGGTGCTTCTTTCAGTAACTG GCACTGAAGCTATGTTTGCTGACCTGGGTCATTTCACATCCTTATCTATAAGG CTTGCTTTTGCATTTGTCGTATACCCTTGTTTGGTGGTACAATATATGGGTCAGGCTGCATTTCTGTCTAAAAACCTCAACTCCGTTGAGAACAGTTTCTATGACTCAATACCTA AACCTGTATTTTGGCCTGTCTTTATTATTGCAACCCTCGCTGCTATTGTTGGGAGCCAGGCAGTTATTACTGCTACTTTCTCCATTGTTAAACAATGCCATGCCCTTGGTTGTTTCCCACGAGTTAAAGTTGTCCACACTTCAAAACACATGTATGGACAGATATACATCCCTGAAATAAATTGGATCCTTATGGTTCTTACTCTTGCAATAACTCTTGGATTTCAGGACACAACACTAATTGGAAATGCTTATG GGCTTGCATGTGTGACAATTATGTTCATCACGACATTTCTCATATCACTTGTCATATACTTCGTTTGGCAGAAACATATTGTTCTGGCAGCTTTCTTCCTGCTATTTTTCTGGTGCATTGAGGGTGTTTACTTTTCAGCAGCTCTCATGAAAGTTCCACGTGGAGGGTGGGTCCCTCTCGTACTCTCAGTTATCTTTATGCTTGTGATGTACATCTGGCATTATGGGACTCGTAGGAAGTACAACTATGATCTGCACAACAAAGTATCGCTAAAATGGTTGCTGGGTTTGGGCCCCAGCCTTGGAATTGTCCGCGTGCCAGGGATAGGCCTCATTTACTCAGAACTGGCAACTGGTGTACCAGCAATCTTCTCACATTTTGTAACAAACCTCCCTGCATTCCACCAGGTTTTAGTTTTTGTTTGTGTAAAATCTGTCCCAGTTCCTTACGTATCCCCTGATGAACGCTTCCTGATTGGCCGAGTGTGTCCAAGACCATATCGCATGTATAGATGCATCGTTAGGTACGGGTACAAGGATATCCAGCGGGATGATGGGGATTTTGAGAACAAGCTTATACAGAGCATAGCTGAGTTCATCCAGATGGAAGCAGTAGAACCGCAGTCCAGTAGTTCAGAAAGTGCATCACTAGATGGTCGGATGGCTGTTATGAGTGTTAGATCTGCCCAATCAAGTATGAGTTTAGTAATAAGTGAGGAAGATATTATTAGCATTGAAGATTCTGTCCAAAGCAGTAGTAAATCTTTAACTCTCCAAAGTCTAAGATCTGCTTACGACGATTATAGTCAACAACAGATTAGGAGGCGTCAGGTGAGGTTTCAGTTACCACAAAACCCATCTATGGATATTTCAGTAAGAGAAGAGCTTGTGGATTTAATACAGGCCAAGGAAGCAGGTGTTGCTTATATTGTGGGGCATTCATATGTGAAGGCTAGAAGAACATCCTCATTTATGAAGAAGATCGCCATTGATATCTGTTATTCATTCCTTCGGAAGAATTGCAGGGGCCCTGCTGTGGCACTTAATATTCCACACATAAGTCTGATTGAAGTTGGCATGATATACTATGTCTAG